A window of Eubalaena glacialis isolate mEubGla1 chromosome 11, mEubGla1.1.hap2.+ XY, whole genome shotgun sequence genomic DNA:
gatatggagaaagttatAGTGGTCTgggtagaagatcaaaccagccacaacattccctcaaGCCAAAGCCTCATCCACaacaaggccctaactctcttcaatctGTGAAGGCTGAAAGAGGTGAGGAAGgtacagaagaaaagtttgaagccagCAGAGGATGGTTCATGATGTTTAAGGAAAGAAACTGTCTCCATAACATataagtgcaaggtgaagcagcaagtgctgatatagaagctgcagcaggttatccagaagatctaggtcagataattcatgaaggtggctgcactaaacagattttcagtgtagatgaaacagccttctattggaagaagatgtcaTCTAGGACTTTGAtggctagagaggagaagtcagtgcctgacttcaaagcttcaaaggacagggtgACACTCttattaggggctaatgcagctggtaactttaagttgaagccaaagCTTATTTACccttctgaaaatcctagggcccttaagaattacaCTAAATCTACTCCACCTGTGCTCTATCAGtacaacaacaaagcctggataacagcacatctgttgacaacatggtttactgattATTTTAAGCCTACGATTTagcctactgctcagaaaaaaaggtttctttcaaaatattactgcttatTGACAGTACACCTGGTCactcaagagctctgatggagacatacaatgagattaatgttgttttcttgcctgctaacacaacatccttTCCACAGcacatggatcaaggagtaattttgactttcaggtCTTACTATTTAAGAAATGTATTTCATAAAGCTATAACTGCCATaggtagtgattcctctgatggatcttgGCAAAGAaagttgaaaaccttctggaaaggattcactgtTCTGGATGGTGTTAAGAACATTTGTTTTttatgggaagaggtcaaaatatcaacgtTAACataagtttggaagaagttgattccaaccctcttGGATGACCTTGAGGGGTTTAAGACTTCAgtgttcattattattttaacatctgtTTACTCTGAACTCCATTAAGGCAAAAAGTGCTCACTGTTACATCTTCTTATATATTTACCTTATAGATTCCTCATTTTATGTTTCTTCTAATAAATTTATTGGGATTCAGTACAATGAGTTGTGCATTTTAGATTCCTGAAGCTTTCTACATAACCATGTTATTTTATCGTTTAATGGTGTCGGAGGGTAGCAGTTGtagattcttaaaattttaaaaaatttgctgtTGATTTTTAGTGTAGTGACTGAaatgattaaattaattaatgagaaatttggaggaaaacaaagtacttattttaataataactGATATCCAAACTCAATTTGGTATTTTTCTAGGAGACTTTCTAAAAAAAGATGTTCTCCCAGAGGTATTTTCTCTTATAGACCTTAAACTCTTGGAAATCTTGTCAAACATTTGAAGTTTGTGATTATTTAGTAATGTTAttatttctctaacttatttttaaaggtgATAACCACTTAAGTGGAAGCAGTAGAGAAGGCtcatttaaagaaacaataacGTTAAAGTGGTGCACACCAAGGACAAATAACATTGGTAGgtacttaaaaataattgaaagagaaaagaataatcaAAAGATTCTTTAAGTACTGTGTAgggattatttgtttctttttgaatttttgtttttcattgttgtagAGGATCAAGGAACAaacttttgttttgcttgtttttctcttttaattgtggaaatatttctttatattctttcaaatcagtgttttcttctatttcagaATTACACTATTGCACTGGCGCTTATCGAATTTCACCCGTAGATGTAAATAGTAGACCTTCCTCCTGCCTTACTAATTTTCTTCTAAATGGTAACTTTCATCATTTAATTGTTTTGACTGAGATTATGACAAGTGAAATCATTAGTGAGAATATGTGAAAATGTGAATTCTCGAAAAGCTGTTTTCTTCAATATAGTCTAACCATTTTATTTCCCAAAGctgtttaaaatttatataatggtAAATACCCTTTAACAGTTTtactaatgtttaaaaataagttgACTTTGTCTTTCAGACTATTGTATCTAAGTAAATTTACTTAATATCttttttagaattttcattttaaaaattagacatttAGAGtctaagttgattttttttggaagatagaataatataGACTTGTTTATCTTGGCctattgaattttaaattacaaaatatatatggaattatttctctttaaacactatatttttattatagataAACATCTTATTTTCAATAATATACCATATGATTCTTACAGATATGACTTTAAATCCGATGTTTCCttgtgtaaaaaatttttttaaaaattattgaattccATTTGCTAAATCTAAATTCTGATGACTCCTCTGATGATTCTTATAATAACTAGGTTTTGGAACCACTGTTGTAAAGAGTTACTCTGCCTTTATCATAAGGTTAATTTCATTGTTATATTAAGCACAGTTTGATTATCAGATTATGTAATGTTCAGATTAAATAACATTTGGTCATGTAAAGTAGCAAGTAGTTAAAGTAACAGTGCCAATAAGGAGGTATTGTAGAAGTGAAGTGAGACTTGCTTTCTCCCCCAAATGGTTTGTAGCTTTGATAACCTAAGGGTTATATAAGAGTTGTCCCACTTTTCTTCTTGATGTCCAGGAGAAAAATTTTGTATGAACTTGTAATTGAATGAATAATATAACCAAACATTATACCAGAGACCACTGTACttactttggaaaactgtaaCTATGTAAGCTTGGAGACGCAAAGAGAAAGCTAAGGCTAGAATTCAGATTTTTAGGACTTGATATGCAGATACACTCAATTAGCAATGCTGGTTAAAATATGAAgagcaataaataaaatgaaaaatctagACATAAATCTTAAGGGAAGAACTAAGAGCCCTTGGGATTTCATTACtgatagagtaatcttgttttTGACAGGTCGTTCTGTTTTATTGGAACAACCACGAAAGTCAGGTTCCAAAGTCATTAGTCATATGCTTAGTAGCCATGGAGGAGAGATTTTTTTGCACGTCCTTAGCAGTTCTCGATCCATTCTAGAAGATCCGCCTTCAATTAGTGAAGGATGTGGAGGAAGAGTTACAGACTACCGGATTACAGTAAGACTCTAATATCTATAAATTTTGAGTCTGTCATTCAGCAAGTACATAGAGTACGTATTATATGCTAAGATCTGTGGCAAAAAGAAGTTTAGAGAAGTtggttttttattattgttttaattaggTGAATTTCCTGCAGTACTTGCTCGAAAGAGCTGTTTATCACTATGTTGTCTTCCTTACATACTCAGTGTATGCTGAGAAGTATCTGAATAGCATTGACACACGCTGGAATTATAGGAGAGAATGGAAGTTGATTCAAACTAATATTTTAGGTGGAATTTTATTTCTAGTAACTTAAGTGCCAAGCATAAACATTTGAAAGTTTGGATTCTGctactttgaaaataaatttttacaaattttataaatttttatagtaTTGAGAGGTGCATACAAggaaattttatctatttttggtagaaattgtaTTGTTCTGATTTGAATTTTTCACTCTTCCACCCCTCTTTGATATTTCATGGCTGTCTACTTTTTAAGgtggttataaaaattaaatgtgaatGATGTATATGAATATACTTTGTAAACCACAAAGTGTTTTGTACTGTAATTGTTTCTGATTaggcttttcatttttatttttacataattttttaaataaggagaAAGCTAGTAagtattcattgtagaaaatttagaaaatgtagattctttttataaaaaaagcaaaaacaaagactATCAATTACCTGTAATTCCATCATTcaaagataaccactgttaacattttgatgttGTATTAAGGTAATTTTTAAGTAAGCAAAATGGTATTCTAATGTGATGAACTTATTCTTTTATCTGCATGTAATAGAAAAGAGTTAAATTATAGAAGTGAAGAAAAatgagtgtttttaaaaagtggaaagaacCATGAATGTATTAATGTGTGAAGCTTTCTTCACCTCCGTTGAATAAAGGCTGATAGGTTTCATGTtcaaaaagaagggaagaaattaGTGTGTGGAGGGCGGGCtgttagagaaaatgctttgttGCATATCACAGGACAGAAGACCTCAGGGGAACAGACTGTTACATGTAATCCGTACTGAAACATTAGAAAATAGTttctaattttatcttatttggttATCATTAGGATTTTGGTGAATTTATGAGGGAAAACAGATTAACTCCTTTTCTAGACCCCAGATATAAAATCGATGGAAGTCTTGAGATCCCTTTGGAACGAGCAAAAGATCAGTTAGAAAAACACACCCGTTACTGGCCTATGATTATTTCACAGACCACCATCTTTAATATGCAAGCGGTAAGTGttaaatagtttcagtttttcttctAGATTAGTTATATATTCTTTACAAATAACATTTATCAAGCAAAGAATGAAATATAAGAGTTTGCTACAGTTAAAGAATTAGTAATAGAAAATGGAAGTGATGGTTATAGATTAGCTCTCCATGGTGATGTTTAAAATCAATTCAAGTACTGTCTAGATGCTTCGATACTTATTTTTCGCGacagactttctttttctttctttctttttttttttttaaatctaacagGTAGTTCCATTAGCCAGTGTTATTGTGAAAGAATCTTTGACAGAAGAAGATGTGTTAAACTGTCAAAAAACAATATACAACTTAGTtgatatggaaagaaaaaatgatcCTCTACCTATTTCCACAGTTGGTACAAGAGGAAAAGGCCCTAAAcggtaagttttttttctttctttctcgtATATCACATTTTCTAGATACTTACTGTTTTTTTGAGCTAACTTATTccatatgtaaattatatgtttgggggtgtgtatatacacatacatatgattAAGATGAAATgatatagaatataaaatagcAGAATTAGATACATTATCACTTAGAATTGCACCgttggaagagaaaggaaacccatgtttaatatttcttttaaatttatcgGTAACAAGTGACACTTGGATATTATTTAAAGAGTATTTTGtaagaacattattttaaatctttacttTAGAGATGAACAGTACCGTATCATGTGGAATGAATTAGAAACGCTTGTCAGAGCCCATATCAACAATTCGGAGAAACATCAAAGAGTCTTGGAATGTCTAATGGCATGTAGGAGCAAacccccagaagaagaagaacgAAAGAAACGAGGAAGAAAAAGGGAGGACAAAGAGGACAAGTCAGAGAAAGCAGTGAAAGATTATGAACAGGAGAAATCTTGGCAAGATTCAGAGAGGTGATTTGTTAATTAAATTAACATAGCACTGTGGTGCCTTTTGGCATATCCCATTCTACATGTAGCACATTTGAACATTCAGACCTTATTTATTAGTACTTCATTTAATAtgtgtttattgtattttataactATTATTTTATCATTCTTCAAGTCTGGAAGGTCTTTCTTGGGCTTAAACAGGTATGGTATTTTTTACTATTGGGGCAAAgaaagtgtttaatttttttcctaattaactTCTGAAAGTCATAATACATGATTTTTGGTATCAGTAGTTGCTTTTATGTGTTATGAACATCAAAggcatagttttatttcttttattcagtGAATACTTATTAAATGCCCATGATGTGCCAGGCATTTGGCATACGATCCCTGCCCTGGAAGAATGGACAGTGTTGTGTAGAGGTAGGCAAGTAAATGAGCAATTTACAGCAAAGTGTGGAAGATGCTATTATAAAAATAGGCATAGGAAACCCTTGAAAGCATGAAAGATCATAGTCCTATTCTGAAAACCTTCCTCAATAGTACACTCTTTTCCTCAGTTCGTGATTTATATAGTGATGTCAGggttaaatttggaaaaaaacgtaaaaagtaataaaggtctataaataaaaatatcatgacATATTATCAGTAGTTGGCTTTATCTTCTACCTCCTTGCCAGAAATCAGGCAGAGAACCAGGTAACTATTACAATGGCAATGTAGTCAGTCCTTAAAAACAGAACTTACTATGGAAAATTTGAAACTTAATACAAGAGTAGAATAAAGAGTTACCTATTATCTACTTTTAAAAGTTAATCAATTCATGGCAGATCTCATATATATTCACATCCATTCCCCTCACCACTAccaccctccacctcccccaCCTGAATATTTT
This region includes:
- the INTS13 gene encoding integrator complex subunit 13 isoform X3, whose translation is MAALAAVGPPNPRADPECCSILHGLVAAVETLCKITEYQHEARTLLMENAERVGNRGRIICITNAKSDSHVRMLEDCVQETIHEHNKLAANSDHLMQIQKCELVLIHTYPVGEDSLVSDRPKKELSPVLTSEVHSVRAGRHLATKLNILVQQHFDLASTTITNIPMKEEQHANTSANYDVELLHHKDAHVDFLKSGDNHLSGSSREGSFKETITLKWCTPRTNNIELHYCTGAYRISPVDVNSRPSSCLTNFLLNGRSVLLEQPRKSGSKVISHMLSSHGGEIFLHVLSSSRSILEDPPSISEGCGGRVTDYRITDFGEFMRENRLTPFLDPRYKIDGSLEIPLERAKDQLEKHTRYWPMIISQTTIFNMQAVVPLASVIVKESLTEEDVLNCQKTIYNLVDMERKNDPLPISTVGTRGKGPKRDEQYRIMWNELETLVRAHINNSEKHQRVLECLMACRSKPPEEEERKKRGRKREDKEDKSEKAVKDYEQEKSWQDSERLKGILERGKEELAETEIIKDSPDSPEPPNKKPLVEMDETPPVEKSKGPVSLLSLWSNRINTANSRKHQEFAGRLNSVNNRAELYQHLKEENGMETTENGKASRQ